In the genome of Botrytis cinerea B05.10 chromosome 5, complete sequence, one region contains:
- the Bcefm2 gene encoding Bcefm2: MPSNESLDGLATNGNKPIHSLDFPQLYKRPSFLELLQVLELLKLPPPSWDSESRRSQESEDAQGISRYLTKIIGSELDWLSIGVSEEEWEQQCETIHELASKRLAERCGRSAMPEMIRTWTIPTSGDSEDLAIELCEPPLTGDSLGLKTWGTSFVMAKKLEELGNLYFSGVLPSSDLTGQKIATSQNGQTVESESTVEIQLTMGYDETLNGNTRINGNTVILGETMMASEPSVERGVMHQGVSSRQDVYNEGKILELGSGTGLLGLTAAMLWNKTTILTDLPDIVPNLDVNLKRNGFGHTSETKVSAEILDWSDAEHSVVFSHSPNDKFEMILVADPFYDSHHPPLLAGVIPKFLKNSQDSRVLVSVPLRDNATKAMKDNFEELMSIQGYQLVASGRERCFDDWEDSERDDDDDGVHCWWGVWKHDVAASAPMSL; the protein is encoded by the exons ATGCCCTCTAATGAGTCACTAGATGGCCTTGCCACCAACGGCAATAAACCTATTCACT CTTTGGATTTCCCACAACTTTACAAACGACCATCATTCTTGGAACTATTGCAAGTATTGGAATTACTGAAACTCCCACCACCTTCTTGGGATTCAGAATCCAGGAGGTCTCAAGAATCCGAGGATGCTCAAGGCATATCTCGTTACTTAACTAAAATAATTGGAAGCGAACTTGATTGGTTGTCCATAGGAGTATCCGAAGAGGAATGGGAACAACAATGTGAGACTATCCATGAGCTTGCTAGCAAGAGGCTGGCTGAACGTTGTGGGCGCTCAG CAATGCCAGAAATGATCCGTACTTGGACCATCCCAACATCTGGAGATTCAGAAGACCTCGCTATTGAATTGTGTGAGCCTCCGCTCACTGGCGATAGCTTGGGTCTCAAAACATGGGGTACTTCCTTCGTAATGGCTAAGAAGCTGGAGGAGCTGGGAAACCTCTATTTCAGCGGTGTTCTTCCCAGCAGTGATTTGACTGGGCAAAAGATTGCAACTTCACAAAATGGCCAAACTGTGGAAAGTGAGTCAACAGTAGAGATTCAGTTGACAATGGGGTACGACGAGACATTGAACGGCAACACTAGAATAAATGGCAATACCGTGATATTAGGAGAAACTATGATGGCCAGTGAGCCGAGCGTGGAAAGGGGTGTGATGCATCAAGGAGTCTCCTCGAGACAGGATGTCTACAACGAAGGGAAAATCCTAGAGCTTGGTTCTGGTACTGGACTTCTTGGATTGACAGCAGCTATGCTTTGGAACAAGACCACCATCTTAACTGATCTTCCTGACATTGTTCCAAACCTGGATGTTAATCTCAAGAGAAATGGTTTCGGTCACACTTCTGAAACTAAAGTCAGTGCAGAAATCCTAGATTGGAGTGACGCAGAACACTCCGTGGTGTTCAGTCACAGCCCAAATGATAAGTTTGAG ATGATTCTTGTTGCCGATCCCTTCTATGATTCTCACCACCCTCCTCTTCTTGCGGGGGTGATCCCGAAGTTCCTCAAGAATAGTCAAGATAGTCGTGTGTTGGTATCAGTACCACTAAGAGACAATGCAACAAAGGCAATGAAAGATAACTTTGAGGAACTGATGTCTATTCAAGGATACCAATTAGTGGCTAGTGGTAGAGAACGTTGCTTCGATGATTGGGAAGATTCAGAAC
- the Bcnan1 gene encoding Bcnan1 → MASILKRKRVQTEVADLPKRSKSTSESAETSTKFGQSNGGFDIFEALGKGKELAQVNNGAHAKDELESTEVIDFEDLFEDVPLQSTDSQAKRGMRPKKEIWEKKIPQAPKPVKDQSWNISEPVGGRMIDADPIFTEDEKYMILATRMSLLIYSTSDSLLTRTIKFDHSKHPFAHVVAYELSPTDSNIVWAALSDGAIYRLDWTSGTGNDQSWKISSTGCIHMAVASMVSAGRRRDVVFTTEIKKDGGWRITANELTQPGSPIQTVARTIYTSTSPINYLKTANGGSVLLAASGKSILLGYVRNLDFDTTDKIKYVFRMFDSTAPIMSLDARVYPRTGTDDRNISKKIPVVDVVVGDAKGFIFIHRDLLGNLIQSENKNYASMINLVPTRLHWHRRGVQTIKWSLDGNYIISGGSETVLVLWQLDTGKTQFLPHMTSTILNVVVSPSGSSYGIQLADNSAMVLSTAELEPTANFAGIQSSVTQYAEPRSDEVQRAKSHFYKFHVVQRTPAVISSANPSHLFLGVGQTPEVPFYEAPVRNCSFLQTYDLSAGHNVSKQALARTNVTSINETPNALPVSEPRVTHIQKSHDGLWLATVDEWTPSHADLDFITHQATNPFAELKLRREICLKFWQWKEAEQTWELVSRINTPHMASDAAPGAGQILGLATDPSSLRFSTIGEDSVVRTWVPKTRKRDGIAVKDGKGNALKNWHCQHEIQLEKSELTDDYMRSTPYNGAIAFADDGSILAAAFGKNGTVHMIDPEQGSVTASQHGLFEGSIVAMEILGRDLITLSDSIRVHDLVSDQLRYSLKLYKSITRMHIIQKIEMMHLAINRKSRTFAVAIPMRLSPPSAEELREQTVPPTYSGFAVFGQESQVPLFTECFETAVSAIIPTEDSEGFLVLNGAAEIRNVMKKGTQPMTALAQSTTELQLDALADESTGDLLQMIEDAEEEPEEAEPLSPAVVEDDDDAPVVTQQALSGVFDIGPAFALPPLEEMFYQVAGLFSSKPLEKMV, encoded by the exons ATGGCTTCGATATTGAAGCGCAAAAGAGTCCAGACAGAGGTAGCAGATCTTCCGAAGAGGTCTAAATCTACCTCAGAATCTGCGGAGACTTCTACAAAATTTGGCCAGAGCAATGGCGGGTTTGACATTTTTGAAGCGCtaggaaagggaaaagaattGGCCCAGGTCAATAATGGAGCGCATGCCAAAGATGAATTAGAATCAACAGaagttattgattttgaggatCTATTTGAGGATGTACCATTACAATCTACGGATTCGCAGGCAAAACGAGGAATGAGGccaaagaaggaaatttgggaaaagaaaattccaCAGGCCCCAAAGCCGGTGAAGGATCAAAGCTGGAACATTTCTGAACCTGTCGGTGGGCGCATGATTGACGCCGATCCTATTTTCACGGAAGATGAGAA GTACATGATCTTAGCAACCCGAATGAGCCTCCTCATCTACTCAACCTCCGATTCACTCCTCACCCGAACCATAAAATTCGACCACTCGAAACATCCTTTCGCTCATGTTGTTGCATATGAGCTCTCGCCGACTGATTCTAATATCGTTTGGGCAGCCCTGTCTGATGGAGCTATATACCGCCTGGACTGGACTTCGGGAACTGGCAACGATCAATCCTGGAAGATTTCGTCTACCGGTTGCATACATATGGCTGTTGCTTCTATGGTATCCGCTGGGCGACGAAGAGATGTGGTATTCACAACCGAGATCAAGAAGGACGGCGGCTGGCGAATTACTGCGAATGAATTGACTCAGCCTGGTTCGCCCATACAGACAGTCGCAAGAACTATATACACTTCAACAAGCCCAATTAACTATTTAAAAACTGCCAATGGAGGCTCTGTACTTCTCGCGGCTTCTGGAAAAAGTATCTTACTTGGTTATGTTCGGAACTTGGATTTTGATACTACTGACAAGATCAAGTACGTATTCCGTATGTTTGATTCGACTGCTCCTATAATGTCCTTGGATGCACGAGTATATCCCAGAACGGGTACCGATGATAGGAATATATCGAAAAAGATACCAGTTGTTGATGTAGTGGTTGGTGATGCGAAAGGATTCATTTTCATACATCGCGATTTGTTAGGCAATCTCATACAAtcagaaaacaaaaattatGCGTCCATGATCAACCTTGTACCGACCAGATTACATTGGCACAGGAGAGGTGTCCAGACCATCAAGTGGTCCCTGGATG GAAACTACATTATATCAGGAGGTAGCGAAACAGTCCTCGTGCTTTGGCAATTAGATACTGGAAAGACGCAGTTCTTGCCTCACATGACATCTACTATCCTAAATGTCGTCGTATCTCCTTCTGGGTCCTCGTATGGTATCCAGCTTGCTGACAATTCTGCGATGGTTTTGTCTACAGCCGAATTGGAACCGACGGCGAATTTTGCTGGCATTCAATCCAGCGTCACCCAATACGCCGAACCTCGATCAGATGAAGTGCAGAGAGCAAAGTCTCATTTCTATAAATTTCATGTTGTCCAACGGACACCTGCCGTTATCAGTTCTGCAAACCCCTCTCATCTATTCCTTGGTGTTGGACAGACTCCAGAGGTGCCATTTTATGAAGCTCCTGTTAGAAATTGTTCATTTTTACAGACCTATGACCTTAGTGCTGGGCACAATGTATCAAAGCAAGCCCTTGCAAGGACGAACGTCACCAGTATTAACGAGACACCAAACGCACTTCCAGTGTCGGAACCCAGAGTCACTCATATTCAGAAGTCCCACGATGGTCTTTGGCTAGCTACTGTTGATGAGTGGACGCCATCTCACGCCGACCTCGATTTCATAACTCACCAGGCTACAAACCCATTTGCTGAATTGAAACTGAGGCGCGAAATTTGTTTGAAGTTCTGGCAGTGGAAAGAAGCAGAACAGACATGGGAATTGGTATCGCGAATCAATACTCCACATATGGCAAGTGATGCTGCACCTGGAGCCGGCCAAATCCTGGGTCTCGCCACAGATCCTAGTTCCTTGAGATTTTCTACGATAGGGGAAGACAGTGTAGTGCGAACATGGGTTCCAAAAACTCGGAAAAGAGATGGCATTGCAGTCAAGGATGGAAAAGGCAATGCTCTCAAAAACTGGCACTGCCAGCATGAAATTCAACTTGAAAAGTCTGAGCTTACTGATGACTACATGCGTAGTACGCCATACAATGGTGCTATAGCGTTCGCGGATGATGGCTCAATTCTAGCTGCAGCATTTGGTAAAAACGGAACGGTTCACATGATCGATCCCGAACAGGGCTCCGTCACAGCTTCACAGCACGGCCTATTTGAAGGTAGTATCGTGGCCATGGAAATCTTGGGCAGAGATCTCATAACCCTATCCGATTCGATTCGTGTACATGATTTGGTTTCTGATCAATTGAGATATAGCTTAAAGCTATACAAATCTATCACACGCATGCATATTATacaaaagattgagatgatgCATTTAGCTATCAATCGAAAGAGTCGCACATTTGCAGTCGCTATACCAATGAGACTCAGTCCTCCATCAGCAGAGGAACTCAGAGAGCAAACTGTTCCTCCAACGTATTCTGGGTTCGCCGTTTTTGGCCAGGAAAGTCAAGTGCCACTGTTTACCGAGTGCTTCGAGACTGCGGTCTCGGCTATTATACCCACTGAGGATTCAGAGGGATTCTTGGTCCTCAATGGAGCTGCTGAAATCCGAAACGTGATGAAGAAGGGCACTCAACCAATGACCGCATTGGCCCAATCAACCACTGAGCTTCAATTGGATGCACTTGCAGATGAATCAACTGGGGATCTGCTACAAATGATTGAGGATGCTGAGGAAGAGCCGGAAGAAGCTGAACCTTTATCGCCTGCGGTCgtcgaggatgatgatgatgcgcCTGTTGTGACCCAACAAGCACTTTCAggtgtatttgatattgggCCAGCATTTGCACTGCCACCCTTGGAGGAGATGTTCTATCAAGTGGCAGGATTGTTTTCTAGTAAACctttggaaaagatggtataa
- the Bcnpr2 gene encoding Bcnpr2, with product MIEGIFFARFLPQKGTKVVHQSPPGCIVPEPDVDKPRLFDFEKLAEYIIPRQAFCNRHVTVCDPENKHRILGHPVCIKNEKYERNEFMFNFCIVTRIEVDKIPYEAVVKRLASTFTEMEIQNEYLSQEGTFSCQDRRSIAALLEIIKEDLNNYNECMIPVDDANTINMKLFPIHRHPPPIKPWHVPISKIKFAEIVDDTWDLTMRKVIKHIDGIKDVRRIAHDANVAMDLTKIALQHLLYYDSILMLDIFLFSNIYAPTSEMNDFVADKDGMQDECANYVYINGPRLTNFLLCRLFTTLCTSRTLKEWLKLHMDQGLNVLNYIDVRRFIQFGVIKGLIYRVHRYAVSSLYLSSIASRQTMHMDRRDDALRKYTDGCHCFDQITTVLNIGEAKIMERLRKFPKGDVEVIYR from the exons ATGATTGAGGGAATATTCTTTGCTCGTTTCCTTCCCCAGAAAG GTACCAAGGTCGTTCATCAAAGTCCTCCAGGATGTATTGTCCCCGAGCCTGATGTAGATAAGCCGCGTCTATTTGACTTTGAAAAGCTGGCCGAATATATCATTCCCCGTCAAGCATTTTGCAATCGTCATGTTACAGTATGTGATCCCGAGAACAAACATCGCATTCTGGGCCACCCGGTTTgtatcaaaaatgaaaaatatgaaCGCAATGAATTTATGTTCAATTTTTGCATCGTGACGAGAATCGAGGTGGATAAGATTCCTTATGAAGCTGTGGTCAAACGTTTGGCATCAACATTtacggaaatggaaattcagAATGAGTATTTGAGTCAGGAGGGTACGTTTTCATGTCAAGATCGAAGGTCGATAGCTGCGTTGTTGGAGATCATTAAGGAGGATTTGAATAATTACAATGAGTGCATGATTCCTGTTG ATGATGCAAACACTATTAACATGAAGCTTTTCCCCATTCACAGACATCCACCCCCTATAAAACCATGGCACGTTCCAATCTCCAAGATCAAATTTGCCGAAATCGTCGACGATACCTGGGATCTTACTATGAGGAAAGTAATCAAGCATATTGACGGCATCAAAGACGTCCGAAGAATTGCCCACGACGCAAATGTGGCTATGGATCTCACCAAAATAGCCTTGCAGCATCTTCTCTACTATGATTCCATCCTTATGCTGgatattttcctcttcagCAACATATACGCGCCGACGTCTGAAATGAACGATTTTGTAGCTGATAAAGATGGAATGCAAGATGAATGTGCAAATTACGTCTACATCAACGGTCCCCGCCTCACAAATTTTTTACTCTGCCGACTCTTCACCACCCTTTGTACATCAAGAACGCTCAAGGAATGGCTCAAACTACACATGGACCAAGGCCTCAACGTCCTCAATTATATCGATGTCCGTCGTTTCATCCAATTTGGTGTGATCAAAGGTCTCATTTATCGCGTGCATAGATATGCAGTATCTTCTCTATATTTATCGTCGATCGCCTCCAGGCAAACAATGCACATGGATAGAAGAGATGATGCTCTGCGGAAGTATACGGATGGGTGCCATTGTTTTGACCAAATAACTACGGTGCTGAATATTGGAGAAGCGAAAATCATGGAACGACTGCGCAAATTTCCAAAGGGCGATGTGGAGGTTATTTATCGATGA
- the Bcrpb10 gene encoding Bcrpb10 — MIIPVRCFSCGKVTGDIWERYVKLIDEGVNDGDAMDELTLKRYCCRRMIMTHVDLIEKLLRYNPAERDAKKAALNG, encoded by the exons ATGATTATTCCAGTTCGTTGTTTCTCTTGCGGAAAG GTTACCGGAGACATCTGGGAACGATATGTCAAGCTCATTGACGAGGGAGTCAACGACGG TGATGCTATGGACGAGCTCACTTTAAAGAGATATTGCTGCCGTCGCATGATCATGACCCATGTCGACCTCATCGAGAAACTTCTTAG ATACAATCCTGCAGAGAGAGATGCGAAAAAGGCCGCTTTGAACGGTTAA